One region of Trinickia violacea genomic DNA includes:
- a CDS encoding OmpH family outer membrane protein, protein MRNGMFSKRVMCAAALAMALGVSAAHAQEARIAAVNSDRILRESAAAKNAQTKLEAEFAKRDKDLQDMAQRLKSMSDALDKNGTAMSATDRAQKQRDLSQLDSDFQRKQREFREDLNQRRNEELAAVLDRANKVIKQIAEQQHYDLIVQEAVYVSPRIDITDQVLKALAASGTSASSSPGATN, encoded by the coding sequence TTGCGAAACGGTATGTTTTCGAAACGTGTGATGTGCGCGGCCGCGCTCGCGATGGCGCTCGGCGTCAGCGCTGCTCATGCCCAGGAGGCCCGCATCGCGGCGGTCAATTCGGATCGTATCCTGCGTGAATCGGCGGCGGCGAAGAACGCCCAAACGAAGCTCGAGGCCGAGTTCGCAAAGCGCGACAAGGATCTGCAGGATATGGCGCAGCGTCTGAAGTCGATGTCCGACGCGCTCGACAAGAACGGCACGGCGATGTCCGCCACCGATCGCGCGCAAAAGCAGCGCGATCTGTCGCAGCTCGACAGCGACTTCCAGCGCAAGCAGCGCGAATTTCGCGAGGACCTGAACCAGCGCCGCAACGAAGAGCTGGCAGCGGTGCTCGACAGGGCGAACAAGGTGATCAAGCAGATCGCCGAGCAGCAGCACTACGACCTGATCGTGCAAGAGGCGGTCTATGTGAGCCCGCGCATCGACATCACCGATCAAGTGCTGAAAGCGCTCGCCGCATCGGGCACGAGCGCCTCATCGAGCCCT